The genomic segment ATTAAAAGTAAAAAATGCACCTATCCTGTAAATATTGTGTCTGTTGTAAAAGATAATGAACAGGCACAATTGAATATGTCAAAGGCCAGAAAAAATTTAGATAGTATGGTGCGCTATGCTTCCGGTAGCGAAACGAATGTGAATATCAGCGCAACGATCGATCTCAATATCGCCAGTGGCGTGGCCCGTTCGGCTAAGGAAATATCTGCTAACTGTATTGTGCTGGGCTGGCCCAGCGCAGCTAATTTTATGGACAAATTTGTCGGCGAGAAAACTGAGAGTATCCTAAACCGAACCTCGGCAAATGTGATGTTTTGTCATTTTAAAAAGCCTTTTATTTCAAATAAATCAATTATAGTATTTGCGCCGCCCATGTGTGAGGCCGAGTTTGGCTTCGAATATTGGCTTGAAAAAATAATTAAACTAGCGCAGGAACTATCCGTTTCGATTGCTTTTGTGGTCAATCAACGTTCAGCTACTGCAATCGATGCGCATCTTACCGAAACAAAAAACTCAGTTCCTGTCACGTTCAAGCCCTATGACGACTGGGATAATCTGCACGGACTAAAGGCATTTAAACAAGACGACGCCATGTTTGTATTTGTTTCGGCGCGTAACGGCGATGTATCTTATCGGGATTCCCTGGATGGTATTGCTAAAAAATTGGACCGTATCTATGCAAACGAAAATCTTGTTTTGGTGTTTCCTAGTAGGGTGGAGAATGCCCATATCGACGAATATGAGGATGTGGAGGCTGCTCCGATCTTCCGGAAGATTAGTAAAGAGATAGGAAATATGTTTAATAAAGGATAGTCTGCTGTCCGCTAAAATCGCTGATTATGTCAAATAAGATCACAATGTCCACCACGGGAACTTTACATGTTCCGGATTTTCCAACAATTCCTTTTATTATCGGTGATGGTATAGGCCCCGACTTATGGCATGCCGCAGTCCGTGTTTTTGATAAGGCAGTAGAGAAAGCCTACCAAGGCCAACGAAGAGTCTCATGGAAAGAAGTACTGGCCGGAGAGAAGGCGTTTAATGAAACGGGAGAGTGGCTGCCTCAGGCAACATTGGATATTTTAAGGGAATATCTGGTGGGGATCAAAGGTCCTTTGACAACACCTGTCGGCGGTGGTATTCGCTCGCTGAATGTTGCATTACGCAAGGACCTGGATCTGTATGTGTGCCAGCGTCCCACAAAATGGTTTGAGGGGGTACCCTCGCCGGTTAGACATCCTGAATATGTGGATATGGTTATTTTCCGTGAAAATACAGAGGATATTTACGCTGGGATAGAGTTTCAGGCGGGGAGTCCTGAGTCAAATAAACTGCAGGACTTTTTGCATGACGAATTGAATATTGCCTATAACTTTTCGACGACCACCGGCGTAGGCGTCAAATTGGTATCAGAGGAGGGATCCAAACGGTTGGTTCGAGCGGCAATCGAACATGCTGTACATCATAAATTACCATCGGTGACAATTGTCCATAAAGGTAATATCATGAAATATACAGAGGGTGCATTCAAAATATGGGCGTATGAGGTTGCGGAGTCGGAGTTCGCCGATCAGACCTACACTTGGGGCCAATGGGAGCGTACGAAAGCAGACAAGGGCGACGAGGCAGCTAATCAACAGCAAAACGAAGCCTTAGCTTCCGGTAAGATACTGATCAAGGATATCATCGCGGATAATTTTTTGCAGCAGATCTTGCTCAATCCGCGGGATTTTTCAGTGGTCGCTACGCTCAATCTCAATGGGGACTATATTTCTGATGCCTTGGCAGCTATGGTTGGCGGAATCGGCATCGCACCGGGGGCCAATATTAATTTCAAAACTGGACATGCCGTGTTCGAAGCAACCCATGGCACTGCGCCCCGATTTGCCAACACCAACACTATGAATCCTTCGTCCGTTATTCTCAGTGGTGTCATGATGTTTGAATACCTTGGCTGGACAGAAGTTGCACAGACCATTGTAAAGGCATTAGGCGAAACCATTTTGGCCAAAACCGTAACAGTTGATTTTTATAATCTCATGCAGGACGCGACTCTGGTCAAAACCAGCGAATTTGCGGATCGGATTATCGAAAAAATATAAGCATTTCATTTTTTGGAATATTAAGCAGAAATTTGAAAAAATTTCTGCTTTTTTATGAACTACGATCAGCTGCCCCCATTCGTCAAAGAATCTGTTGTTTTTGATGAGCATGATAAAATCAAACTAAGCCACATTGAGTGCCTGCCTTCACCACAGGAAGTTGATGACTTCTCCGCGCTGCCTGAAATTTACGAATTATTAAATGCCTTTATCGGCGACCTCTCTACGCGTAATATTCACCTTCAGTTGAAAGCGAAAGAATATTTGCAAGATAATCAGATAGATAAGGCCTGGAAAGTGCTGTTGCTCTAAGCATGTTTACCGCATATATAATACTGTTTGTGCAATCTTTTTATTGAAATGATTTAGAATTTTGTAAATTTTCAATAAAAAAACAGATTAGTTGAAAAATATATAATTTTATTTTACCTTTGACTTTTAAAACAACGGATTGCTTAACTAGGGTTTTAAATAAGTAATCAAACAAACTATAACATCAATGAAACATAATTTTGGAGCAGGTCCATGTATTCTGCCAAAGGAAGTATTTCAACAAGCCTCAGAAGCTGTAATTGATTTTAACAACACTGGTTTATCAATTTTAGAGATTTCTCACCGTTCCAAAGAGTTTGAAGCAGTGATAGACGAAGCGACGCAGCTAGTACGTGAATTATTGGCTGTACCACAAGGGTATTCGATCCTTTTCCTGCAGGGGGGGGCGAGCCTACAATTCGCTATGGCGCCTTTAAACTTGTTGCCTGAAGGTGGCAAGGCTGCCTATCTAGATACAGGTGTATGGGCTACCAAAGCTTTAAAAGAAGCGAAAAAATTTGGTACTGTAGATGTTGTAGCATCTTCCATTGATAAAAACTACGCTTACATTCCAAAAGGTTATTCTATTCCGAAGGATGCCGCCTATTTTCACTATACGGCGAATAATACAATTTATGGCACGGAAGTGTTCGAAAGACCCGCGACAGATCTACCCGTAGTCGTTGATATGTCTTCTGATATCTTTTCGCGCGAGATCAATGTGGCCGATTACGACCTGATCTATGCAGGTGCGCAAAAAAACATGGGTCCTGCTGGCGTGACTTTGGTCATTGTAAAAGACGATATTTTGGGTAAGTCCGGCCGTGTACTACCTTCTATGCTTGATTATCAGTTGCATATCAATGGTGGCTCCATGTATAATACACCTCCTGTATATTCAATTTTTGTTTCTATGCTAAACTTACGTTGGCTTAAAGCAAAAGGCGGTGTAGCTGTATTGGAGCAGGAAAATATCATCAAAGCTCGTGCACTGTACGATGAAATTGATCGCAATCCTTTCTTCAAGGGTACGGCTGCCATCGAGGATCGCTCGCGCATGAATGTAACCTTTGTCATGGATTCCCCAGAACTGGAAGCTGAGTTTCTGGCTTTGGCTAAAGAGCGTAATCTTATCGGCATTAAGGGACACCGTTCAGTAGGTGGTTTTAGAGCTTCGATTTACAATGCATTGCCGCTGAGTAGCGTAAATGCACTGATCGATGCCATGAAGGAGTTTGAAGACACACATCAATAACAAATAGATTTATCGTAATGAAAATATTAGCGAATGACGGCATTGATCCACTAGGAAAGAAAATGTTGGAAGAGGCCGGTCATAGTGTAGATACAAATCACATCCCACAAGAAGAATTAGCGGTGAAGCTGCCTGCCTATGATGCTATCACTGTGCGCAGCGCAACCAAAGTACGCCAACCGTTAATTGATGCCTGTCCTAATCTGAAAGTAATCGGCCGTGGTGGAGTCGGCATGGATAATATTGACGTAGAATATGCCCGTTCCAAGGGGATAGCTGTCGTCAATACGCCGGCAGCATCCTCCCTGTCTGTTGCAGAATTAGTATTTGCACATTTATTGAATGGTGTACGATTTTTATACGATTCGAATCGCAAAATGCCTGTTGAAGGCAATACAAAGTTTGGCGCTTTGAAAAAAGCTTATGGCGCTGGTACTGAATTGCGTGGCAAAACAATAGGTATTGTTGGATTTGGACGTATTGGCCGCGAGGTTGCAAAAATTGCACTTGGGCTAGGTATGGATGTTGTGTACACAGACCTATTTGAAGGTCCTAAAACATTGACCATCGAACTCTCTGGAGGTATAAAGGTAGACGTACCGATCAGACAGGTTGAAAAAAGTGAGCTGCTGCAAGTAGCTGATTTCATTTCTTTGCATGTACCGTTTTTAGATGCTCCAGCGATTGGTGCTGCGGAATTTCCATTGTTGAAGGATGGTGTGGGACTAGTGAATGCTTCACGGGGCGGTGTAATTGATGAATTGGAATTGCTGAAGGCGCTTGACGCAGGCAAAGTTGCGTTTGCAGGGCTTGATGTTTTCGATAACGAACCGACACCACGTGAGGAAATATTGAAACATCCAAAGATCTCGTTAACACCGCACATTGGGGCAGCTACTAACGAAGCGCAGGAAAGAATCGGCGAAGAGTTAGCCGGTTTGTTGATCGAAAATTTGAAGAAGTAATTCTTCCGCATAGATAAAGATATGCGGCACAAAACTTTCATGATTTTGTGCCGCTTTTTTTTTTAATAAAAAATCATGAATTGCCTATATTGGCGCACAGAAATTTAATAATTGTAACTTTAGTATGAAAGTTTTAAAATTTGGTGGTACTTCAGTAGGAAGTGCAGCACGTATCAAAGGGTTGTTGGATATCGTAAACCCTTCCGAGCGTCAGATTGTCGTGTTGTCCGCAGTTGCTGGAACGACAAATGCTTTAGTAGAAATTGGTCAAGCTTATTCAGCAGGTAAGAAGGACGAAGCTAAGGATTTGATCAAGCAGCATAAGGATAAGTACGAAGACCTTATTAAGGAACTTTTTAATACTGAAGCAGGCTATAAGAATGGTAAAGAGCTAATCGACTACCATTTTAATTTAATCTCCAGTCTGGCAAACGAGTTGTTTACACCGATTGAGGAGAAAATCATCCTGGCACAGGGCGAACTCCTGTCTACCACATTATGGCATTTCTATCTCAACGAAATAGGAGTATCCTCTGTACTGTTACCGGCGCTGGACTTCATGAAAATTGATGAGGACAATGAACCAATGGTAGAATATATCGGTGAGAAATTGGGACATATTCTGGCTCAATATCCCGACAATAGCCTGTTCATCACACAGGGTTATATTTGTAGAAACTCATTCGGCGAAATCGATAACCTTCGTCGGGGTGGATCTGATTATACAGCTTCGCTGATCGGGGCGGCCATCCGTGCTGATGAGGTCCAGATCTGGACAGATATCGACGGTATGCACAACAATGACCCGCGTGTCGTGAAAGGTACGACTCCAATAGCGCACCTCAGCTTCGATGAAGCCGCAGAACTAGCTTATTTCGGCGCGAAGATACTTCACCCGCAGTCTGTATTCCCTGCGCAGAAGTACAACGTTCCAGTACGTCTGCTTAATACGATGGAACCTAATGCAAAAGGTACATTGATTAGTAAAGACGGTGCTCAAAAGGGCTGTATCCGGGCAATTGCCGCTAAAGATGGCATCACCGCGATTCATATCCATTCTTCACGTATGTTGTTGGCTTATGGTTTCCTACGTCGTGTGTTTGAAATATTTGAACGGTATAAAACACCGATTGATATGATTACAACCTCGGAGGTCGCGGTGTCTCTTACCATCGATGATACCACTAATTTGACAGATATTATTAAAGAGGTCGAAGATTTTGGGACGGTTACGGTTGATGGTGAGCAGACAATTGTCTGTGTGGTCGGTGATTTTGGACTCAACAGCCACGGCTATGCTGCACGTGTGCTCGATGCAGTAAAACACCTCCCTGTGCGTATGATTTCCTATGGTGGATCTGATTTCAACGTTTCCATTTTGCTGAACTCCGATCATAAAACAGAGGCTTTACGTTCATTGCACAATCGTTTATTTTAAGAAAGCACGTTTATATGATTAATACAGATATTGCAACAAAATTTGCTGACAGAGAGACACCATTTTACTACTACGATATGGATGTGCTGGCACGGACCTTGGAGGCAGCGCATGAAGCATCGCAGAAAAGGGGATTCCACGTTCATTATGCACTTAAGGCTAATTTCAATGATGTGTTGCTGAAACGCATACAGGAGATCGGATTTGGCGCTGACTGCGTCAGCGGAAATGAGGTAAGGAAGGCAATAGAATGTGGATTTACTCCTCAGAATATCACTTTTGCTGGGGTTGGAAAGTCAGACAAGGAAATCAACTATGCCCTTACACAACAGATTTTTGCCTTCAACGTCGAATCTATCCAAGAACTCGAAGTCATTAACGAGCTGGCATCAAAACAAGGTGTAAAAGCCAATGTAGCTTTGCGTATCAATCCCAATGTGGATGCGCACACGCATCATTATATTACGACTGGTCTTGATGAAAATAAATTTGGGGTGCCAAATGCCGATCTTGAAAAATGTGCTTCGGTACTAAAAAAGTGTGAATTTATCGAACTGGTGGGGCTGCATTTCCATGTAGGATCGCAGATTACCGATATGACTGTGTTTAAAAGCCTATGCGTAAAAGTCAACGAATGGAAAAACTGGTTCGAGGAGCGTGGAACACAGATCCGTGTACTGAACGTAGGTGGCGGATTGGGAATCGACTATAAAAATCCTGACAGTAATTCTATTCCGGATTTTGAAGCTTATTTCGATATCTTTGACCGTTTCCTGGAGAGAAAACCATATCAGGAAGTCCATTTTGAATTAGGCAGAGCTCTGGTTGCACAATGTGGCAGCTTGATAAGCCGGGTACTTTATGTTAAAAATGGTGTAAAAAAGAATTTCCTCGTTCTGGATGCGGGGATGACTGAGCTTATGCGACCGGCCCTATATCAGGCTTATCACAAGATCGAAAATCTCAGTGCTGTTGAGACCGAGGAATCCCTGAATTATGATGTCGTCGGGCCCATCTGTGAGTCTTCAGACTGCTTTGGTAAAGAAGTCCCGCTGCCGGATTCTGGACGTGGTGATCTTATTGCCATCCGTTCCGCTGGAGCTTATGGAGAGGTAATGGCCTCCCGTTATAATTTGAGGGAAGAAATCAGATTTGTCTATAGCGATCAGTTATAAGTGATATTCCAATACTATTCCAAAATTTAAAGGCCGATTCATCGATGAATCGGCCTTTAAATTTTGAGTATGTAATTCTGACATGTCTTTTGTATACTTGTCTATGTTTACAGCGATTGAATTTCCGGCGACCATCGATTTATTCGGTAAGACGTTCCTTTTGCACCCATTTATGGAAGGGCTGGGGATGTTTGTCGGTATGCGCTATTACCAGTTTTTGAAATGGAACGATAAAGAAAGCTTAGGACATACCCATTCGCTGCTGATCCTGATAGCAGCGGCTTTGGGCGCGCTGGTCGGCTCTCATTTGGTCGGCTCTCTGGAGCGTCCGGCTGAATTGTTGGCAGCTTCAAATATCTGGCGATATATTTGGTTCAATAATACGATTGTCGGTGGGCTGGCTGGTGGACTCATCGCGGTTGAATTGATGAAGAAAATCATAGGAAAGAAGGAAAGTACCGGTGACAGAATGGTATTTCCCTTGATCGCTGCGATCGCCATCGGACGGATCGGCTGTTTCTATACAGGTGTTTTTGAACAGACTTATGGTCTGCCGACGGACTGTCCACTGGGGATGTATCTGGGGGATGATTATAAGCGACATCCGGTAGCATTGTACGAAATTGCTTTTCTGATCATGCTGTTTGTTGCTCTTCAGACATTTACGCGAAAATACCGATATCAGAGCGGTGTGCTCTTTCAGCTTTTCATGGTCAGTTACTTTAGTTTTCGCTTTTTATTGGATTTTATCAAACCACGTGATGTTATTTTTTTTCATTGTAGCACCATACAGATCACCTGTCTTATCGTGATGATTTATTATATTTATTTACTAAACACGATAAACGTACAAAA from the Sphingobacterium thalpophilum genome contains:
- a CDS encoding prolipoprotein diacylglyceryl transferase, which codes for MFTAIEFPATIDLFGKTFLLHPFMEGLGMFVGMRYYQFLKWNDKESLGHTHSLLILIAAALGALVGSHLVGSLERPAELLAASNIWRYIWFNNTIVGGLAGGLIAVELMKKIIGKKESTGDRMVFPLIAAIAIGRIGCFYTGVFEQTYGLPTDCPLGMYLGDDYKRHPVALYEIAFLIMLFVALQTFTRKYRYQSGVLFQLFMVSYFSFRFLLDFIKPRDVIFFHCSTIQITCLIVMIYYIYLLNTINVQKRG
- a CDS encoding aspartate kinase: MKVLKFGGTSVGSAARIKGLLDIVNPSERQIVVLSAVAGTTNALVEIGQAYSAGKKDEAKDLIKQHKDKYEDLIKELFNTEAGYKNGKELIDYHFNLISSLANELFTPIEEKIILAQGELLSTTLWHFYLNEIGVSSVLLPALDFMKIDEDNEPMVEYIGEKLGHILAQYPDNSLFITQGYICRNSFGEIDNLRRGGSDYTASLIGAAIRADEVQIWTDIDGMHNNDPRVVKGTTPIAHLSFDEAAELAYFGAKILHPQSVFPAQKYNVPVRLLNTMEPNAKGTLISKDGAQKGCIRAIAAKDGITAIHIHSSRMLLAYGFLRRVFEIFERYKTPIDMITTSEVAVSLTIDDTTNLTDIIKEVEDFGTVTVDGEQTIVCVVGDFGLNSHGYAARVLDAVKHLPVRMISYGGSDFNVSILLNSDHKTEALRSLHNRLF
- the icd gene encoding NADP-dependent isocitrate dehydrogenase, with protein sequence MSNKITMSTTGTLHVPDFPTIPFIIGDGIGPDLWHAAVRVFDKAVEKAYQGQRRVSWKEVLAGEKAFNETGEWLPQATLDILREYLVGIKGPLTTPVGGGIRSLNVALRKDLDLYVCQRPTKWFEGVPSPVRHPEYVDMVIFRENTEDIYAGIEFQAGSPESNKLQDFLHDELNIAYNFSTTTGVGVKLVSEEGSKRLVRAAIEHAVHHKLPSVTIVHKGNIMKYTEGAFKIWAYEVAESEFADQTYTWGQWERTKADKGDEAANQQQNEALASGKILIKDIIADNFLQQILLNPRDFSVVATLNLNGDYISDALAAMVGGIGIAPGANINFKTGHAVFEATHGTAPRFANTNTMNPSSVILSGVMMFEYLGWTEVAQTIVKALGETILAKTVTVDFYNLMQDATLVKTSEFADRIIEKI
- the serC gene encoding 3-phosphoserine/phosphohydroxythreonine transaminase, whose protein sequence is MKHNFGAGPCILPKEVFQQASEAVIDFNNTGLSILEISHRSKEFEAVIDEATQLVRELLAVPQGYSILFLQGGASLQFAMAPLNLLPEGGKAAYLDTGVWATKALKEAKKFGTVDVVASSIDKNYAYIPKGYSIPKDAAYFHYTANNTIYGTEVFERPATDLPVVVDMSSDIFSREINVADYDLIYAGAQKNMGPAGVTLVIVKDDILGKSGRVLPSMLDYQLHINGGSMYNTPPVYSIFVSMLNLRWLKAKGGVAVLEQENIIKARALYDEIDRNPFFKGTAAIEDRSRMNVTFVMDSPELEAEFLALAKERNLIGIKGHRSVGGFRASIYNALPLSSVNALIDAMKEFEDTHQ
- a CDS encoding D-2-hydroxyacid dehydrogenase, whose protein sequence is MKILANDGIDPLGKKMLEEAGHSVDTNHIPQEELAVKLPAYDAITVRSATKVRQPLIDACPNLKVIGRGGVGMDNIDVEYARSKGIAVVNTPAASSLSVAELVFAHLLNGVRFLYDSNRKMPVEGNTKFGALKKAYGAGTELRGKTIGIVGFGRIGREVAKIALGLGMDVVYTDLFEGPKTLTIELSGGIKVDVPIRQVEKSELLQVADFISLHVPFLDAPAIGAAEFPLLKDGVGLVNASRGGVIDELELLKALDAGKVAFAGLDVFDNEPTPREEILKHPKISLTPHIGAATNEAQERIGEELAGLLIENLKK
- the lysA gene encoding diaminopimelate decarboxylase, with translation MINTDIATKFADRETPFYYYDMDVLARTLEAAHEASQKRGFHVHYALKANFNDVLLKRIQEIGFGADCVSGNEVRKAIECGFTPQNITFAGVGKSDKEINYALTQQIFAFNVESIQELEVINELASKQGVKANVALRINPNVDAHTHHYITTGLDENKFGVPNADLEKCASVLKKCEFIELVGLHFHVGSQITDMTVFKSLCVKVNEWKNWFEERGTQIRVLNVGGGLGIDYKNPDSNSIPDFEAYFDIFDRFLERKPYQEVHFELGRALVAQCGSLISRVLYVKNGVKKNFLVLDAGMTELMRPALYQAYHKIENLSAVETEESLNYDVVGPICESSDCFGKEVPLPDSGRGDLIAIRSAGAYGEVMASRYNLREEIRFVYSDQL